A window of the Helianthus annuus cultivar XRQ/B chromosome 4, HanXRQr2.0-SUNRISE, whole genome shotgun sequence genome harbors these coding sequences:
- the LOC110935592 gene encoding golgin candidate 5 isoform X1 gives MAWFSGKVTLGNFADIAGAVNKFSESVKNIEKNFDSALGFEDKAGGTTSTTTSTNEASGSWPTDIMAFMGQKKEDSTAESIEKVESSGPQSSSSVKEKEVPVPDNLPEENLEREEHESHPSEIDISENPQEINIIKSENSDGVASSDNADNVASFDNAENVASSDNAENIASSDSADKVASSDNADDVASSDNAENVVSSDNVENVAEQSNIAISDEATTTAAEVDSQAELNVDRVELSEFVGKSESIVDESTDGVDQVVAASELNEVHPTPDLKSEEASHEESVSAVEVEKPSVDGETGSLSEINEGQSVTLEEIKVAEEGQLHLSQNPDDVSVIISEALSKKDDSNSMAELEKVTREMKMMEAALLGAARQAQAKADEIAKLMQENEQLKSIVEDQRRKPSEADIESLREEYHQRVSTLERKVYALTKERDTLRREQNKKSDAAALLKEKDEIITQIMAEGEGLSKKQAVQESQIRKLRAQIRELEEEKKGLMAKLQVEESKVESIKRDKAATEKLLQLTIEKNQAELATQKEYYTNALNAAKEAEALAEARANSEAKTEVESRLKEAEEREVMLVQTLEELRQTLSRTEQQAVFREDMLRRDVEDLQKRYQESERRCEELVMQVPDSTRPLLRQIEAMQETNARRAEAWTAVERSLNSRLQEAEAKAAAAEERERSVNERLSQTLSRINVLEAQISILRGEQTQLAKSLEKERQKAAENRQEYLALKEEADTHKDRVNQLEEEIRELKRKHKQDLQEALTHRELLQQDIEREKAARLELETTTRLQNSIIPEQSPLARTKSAYENGLARRLSNASSLGSMEESFYLQASLDSSDTLSERRNNGEPIMSSYYLKSMTPNAFEAALRQKEGELASYMSRLASMESIRDSLAEELVKMTEECEKLRSEVSQLPGLKADIEALRRRHSAALELMGERDEELEELRADIVDLKEMYREQVNMLVNKIQVLSSSITSA, from the exons ATGGCCTGGTTTAGTGGGAAGGTTACGTTAGGGAACTTTGCGGATATAGCCGGAGCAGTTAATAAGTTCAGTGAGAGTGTGAAGAATATCGAGAAGAACTTTGACAGTGCTCTTGGATTTGAAGACAAGGCTGGTGGTACTACTTCTACTACTACTTCTACTAATGAAG CTTCAGGGTCATGGCCCACTGACATAATGGCTTTTATGGGACAAAAAAAAGAGGATAGCACTGCTGAATCCATAGAAAAAGTTGAATCTTCAGGTCCTCAATCTTCATCTTCTGTTAAAGAAAAAGAAGTGCCCGTACCCGATAATTTGCCTGAAGAAAATTTAGAGCGTGAAGAACATGAAAGTCATCCTTCAGAAATAGATATTTCCGAAAACCCTCAGgaaataaatattattaaaagTGAGAATTCAGATGGCGTTGCATCTTCCGATAATGCAGACAATGTTGCATCTTTCGATAATGCAGAAAATGTTGCATCTTCCGATAATGCAGAAAACATTGCATCTTCCGATAGTGCAGACAAAGTTGCATCCTCTGATAATGCAGACGATGTTGCATCCTCTGATAACGCAGAGAATGTTGTATCTTCCGACAATGTAGAAAATGTTGCTGAACAATCAAATATTGCAATATCTGACGAGGCTACTACGACCGCTGCTGAAGTTGATTCACAAGCGGAATTAAATGTGGATCGTGTTGAGCTGTCAGAGTTTGTGGGCAAGTCTGAATCAATAGTAGACGAGTCAACTGATGGCGTTGACCAAGTTGTGGCTGCTTCTGAGCTAAATGAAGTTCACCCTACTCCTGATTTGAAGTCAGAAGAGGCTTCACATGAAGAATCTGTTTCTGCGGTTGAAGTAGAGAAACCGTCGGTAGATGGTGAAACTGGAAGTTTGTCTGAGATTAATGAAGGTCAATCTGTCACACTTGAGGAAATTAAAGTTGCTGAAGAAGGTCAACTGCATTTATCACAAAATCCAGATGATGTGTCTGTCATTATCTCTGAAGCGCTATCGAAAAAAGACGATTCAAATTCGATGGCTGAACTGGAGAAGGTAACCCGTGAGATGAAAATGATGGAGGCTGCACTTTTAGGGGCTGCTCGACAAGCTCAG GCAAAAGCTGATGAAATTGCAAAGCTGATGCAAGAGAATGAGCAACTGAAGTCTATAGTCGAGGATCAAAGG AGAAAACCAAGTGAAGCAGATATCGAGTCTCTACGAGAAGAGTATCATCAAAGGGTATCAACTCTCGAAAGAAAG GTTTATGCTCTCACAAAGGAAAGGGATACCTTACGTAGAGAGCAAAATAAAAAAAGTGATGCTGCTGCTCTTCTGAAAGAAAAAGATGAAATAATCACTCAAATTATGGCAGAAG gTGAAGGGCTTTCAAAGAAACAAGCTGTTCAAGAATCTCAGATTAGGAAATTGCGGGCGCAG ATTAGGGAGcttgaagaagagaagaaagGACTGATGGCCAAACTACAg GTTGAAGAGAGTAAAGTAGAGAGTATAAAGAGGGATAAAGCAGCTACAGAGAAACTGCTGCAATTAACAATAGAGAAAAATCAGGCTGAACTTGCTACACAAAAAGAATATTATACAAACGCATTGAATGCAGCTAAGGAAGCTGAAGCATTAGCCGAGGCCCGGGCAAACAGTGAAGCCAAAACTGAAGTTGAAAGCCGCCTAAAAGAGGCTGAGGAGCGTGAAGTCATGCtagttcaaaccctagaagaGTTGAGACAAACCCTAAGCAGAACTGAGCAGCAG GCAGTTTTTAGAGAAGATATGCTTAGGAGAGACGTTGAAGACCTTCAAAAGCGTTATCAA GAAAGTGAGCGTAGATGTGAAGAGTTGGTCATGCAAGTTCCTGATTCTACTAGACCTCTTCTGAGACAGATTGAAGCTATGCAG GAAACAAATGCTAGAAGAGCAGAAGCTTGGACTGCTGTAGAGAGATCACTAAACTCACGGCTTCAG GAAGCGGAGGCCAAAGCTGCAGCTGCAGAGGAAAGAGAGCGATCCGTAAATGAACGTCTATCCCAAACATTGTCTCGAATAAATGTTCTTGAAGCTCAG ATATCAATTTTAAGAGGCGAGCAAACACAGCTTGCTAAGTCCCTTGAAAAAGAAAGACAAAAGGCAGCAGAAAACCGACAGGAATATTTAGCCCTAAAAGAAGAAGCAGATACTCATAAAGATCGTGTGAATCAACTTGAAGAAGAAATAAGGGAACTTAAGAGAAAGCATAAGCAAGATTTGCAAGAAGCATTGACTCATAGGGAACTCCTCCAGCAG GATATAGAACGTGAGAAAGCTGCCCGTTTGGAACTGGAAACAACGACTCGCCTTCAGAATTCTATTATTCCCGAACAAAGTCCGCTAGCAAGAACCAAGTCTGCCTATGAAAATG GCTTGGCTCGCAGACTATCAAATGCAAGCAGTTTAGGTAGCATGGAGGAAAGTTTTTACTTGCAAGCATCGTTGGACTCTTCTGATACTTTATCTGAAAGGAGAAATAATGGAGAACCGATCATGAGCTCATATTATCTGAAAAGTATGACCCCAAATGCTTTTGAAGCGGCCTTGAGACAAAAGGAGGGTGAACTTGCGTCTTATATGTCTAGATTG GCATCTATGGAATCCATTCGTGACTCTCTAGCTGAGGAGCTGGTTAAGATGACTGAGGag
- the LOC110935592 gene encoding golgin candidate 5 isoform X2, whose amino-acid sequence MAWFSGKVTLGNFADIAGAVNKFSESVKNIEKNFDSALGFEDKAGGTTSTTTSTNEGSWPTDIMAFMGQKKEDSTAESIEKVESSGPQSSSSVKEKEVPVPDNLPEENLEREEHESHPSEIDISENPQEINIIKSENSDGVASSDNADNVASFDNAENVASSDNAENIASSDSADKVASSDNADDVASSDNAENVVSSDNVENVAEQSNIAISDEATTTAAEVDSQAELNVDRVELSEFVGKSESIVDESTDGVDQVVAASELNEVHPTPDLKSEEASHEESVSAVEVEKPSVDGETGSLSEINEGQSVTLEEIKVAEEGQLHLSQNPDDVSVIISEALSKKDDSNSMAELEKVTREMKMMEAALLGAARQAQAKADEIAKLMQENEQLKSIVEDQRRKPSEADIESLREEYHQRVSTLERKVYALTKERDTLRREQNKKSDAAALLKEKDEIITQIMAEGEGLSKKQAVQESQIRKLRAQIRELEEEKKGLMAKLQVEESKVESIKRDKAATEKLLQLTIEKNQAELATQKEYYTNALNAAKEAEALAEARANSEAKTEVESRLKEAEEREVMLVQTLEELRQTLSRTEQQAVFREDMLRRDVEDLQKRYQESERRCEELVMQVPDSTRPLLRQIEAMQETNARRAEAWTAVERSLNSRLQEAEAKAAAAEERERSVNERLSQTLSRINVLEAQISILRGEQTQLAKSLEKERQKAAENRQEYLALKEEADTHKDRVNQLEEEIRELKRKHKQDLQEALTHRELLQQDIEREKAARLELETTTRLQNSIIPEQSPLARTKSAYENGLARRLSNASSLGSMEESFYLQASLDSSDTLSERRNNGEPIMSSYYLKSMTPNAFEAALRQKEGELASYMSRLASMESIRDSLAEELVKMTEECEKLRSEVSQLPGLKADIEALRRRHSAALELMGERDEELEELRADIVDLKEMYREQVNMLVNKIQVLSSSITSA is encoded by the exons ATGGCCTGGTTTAGTGGGAAGGTTACGTTAGGGAACTTTGCGGATATAGCCGGAGCAGTTAATAAGTTCAGTGAGAGTGTGAAGAATATCGAGAAGAACTTTGACAGTGCTCTTGGATTTGAAGACAAGGCTGGTGGTACTACTTCTACTACTACTTCTACTAATGAAG GGTCATGGCCCACTGACATAATGGCTTTTATGGGACAAAAAAAAGAGGATAGCACTGCTGAATCCATAGAAAAAGTTGAATCTTCAGGTCCTCAATCTTCATCTTCTGTTAAAGAAAAAGAAGTGCCCGTACCCGATAATTTGCCTGAAGAAAATTTAGAGCGTGAAGAACATGAAAGTCATCCTTCAGAAATAGATATTTCCGAAAACCCTCAGgaaataaatattattaaaagTGAGAATTCAGATGGCGTTGCATCTTCCGATAATGCAGACAATGTTGCATCTTTCGATAATGCAGAAAATGTTGCATCTTCCGATAATGCAGAAAACATTGCATCTTCCGATAGTGCAGACAAAGTTGCATCCTCTGATAATGCAGACGATGTTGCATCCTCTGATAACGCAGAGAATGTTGTATCTTCCGACAATGTAGAAAATGTTGCTGAACAATCAAATATTGCAATATCTGACGAGGCTACTACGACCGCTGCTGAAGTTGATTCACAAGCGGAATTAAATGTGGATCGTGTTGAGCTGTCAGAGTTTGTGGGCAAGTCTGAATCAATAGTAGACGAGTCAACTGATGGCGTTGACCAAGTTGTGGCTGCTTCTGAGCTAAATGAAGTTCACCCTACTCCTGATTTGAAGTCAGAAGAGGCTTCACATGAAGAATCTGTTTCTGCGGTTGAAGTAGAGAAACCGTCGGTAGATGGTGAAACTGGAAGTTTGTCTGAGATTAATGAAGGTCAATCTGTCACACTTGAGGAAATTAAAGTTGCTGAAGAAGGTCAACTGCATTTATCACAAAATCCAGATGATGTGTCTGTCATTATCTCTGAAGCGCTATCGAAAAAAGACGATTCAAATTCGATGGCTGAACTGGAGAAGGTAACCCGTGAGATGAAAATGATGGAGGCTGCACTTTTAGGGGCTGCTCGACAAGCTCAG GCAAAAGCTGATGAAATTGCAAAGCTGATGCAAGAGAATGAGCAACTGAAGTCTATAGTCGAGGATCAAAGG AGAAAACCAAGTGAAGCAGATATCGAGTCTCTACGAGAAGAGTATCATCAAAGGGTATCAACTCTCGAAAGAAAG GTTTATGCTCTCACAAAGGAAAGGGATACCTTACGTAGAGAGCAAAATAAAAAAAGTGATGCTGCTGCTCTTCTGAAAGAAAAAGATGAAATAATCACTCAAATTATGGCAGAAG gTGAAGGGCTTTCAAAGAAACAAGCTGTTCAAGAATCTCAGATTAGGAAATTGCGGGCGCAG ATTAGGGAGcttgaagaagagaagaaagGACTGATGGCCAAACTACAg GTTGAAGAGAGTAAAGTAGAGAGTATAAAGAGGGATAAAGCAGCTACAGAGAAACTGCTGCAATTAACAATAGAGAAAAATCAGGCTGAACTTGCTACACAAAAAGAATATTATACAAACGCATTGAATGCAGCTAAGGAAGCTGAAGCATTAGCCGAGGCCCGGGCAAACAGTGAAGCCAAAACTGAAGTTGAAAGCCGCCTAAAAGAGGCTGAGGAGCGTGAAGTCATGCtagttcaaaccctagaagaGTTGAGACAAACCCTAAGCAGAACTGAGCAGCAG GCAGTTTTTAGAGAAGATATGCTTAGGAGAGACGTTGAAGACCTTCAAAAGCGTTATCAA GAAAGTGAGCGTAGATGTGAAGAGTTGGTCATGCAAGTTCCTGATTCTACTAGACCTCTTCTGAGACAGATTGAAGCTATGCAG GAAACAAATGCTAGAAGAGCAGAAGCTTGGACTGCTGTAGAGAGATCACTAAACTCACGGCTTCAG GAAGCGGAGGCCAAAGCTGCAGCTGCAGAGGAAAGAGAGCGATCCGTAAATGAACGTCTATCCCAAACATTGTCTCGAATAAATGTTCTTGAAGCTCAG ATATCAATTTTAAGAGGCGAGCAAACACAGCTTGCTAAGTCCCTTGAAAAAGAAAGACAAAAGGCAGCAGAAAACCGACAGGAATATTTAGCCCTAAAAGAAGAAGCAGATACTCATAAAGATCGTGTGAATCAACTTGAAGAAGAAATAAGGGAACTTAAGAGAAAGCATAAGCAAGATTTGCAAGAAGCATTGACTCATAGGGAACTCCTCCAGCAG GATATAGAACGTGAGAAAGCTGCCCGTTTGGAACTGGAAACAACGACTCGCCTTCAGAATTCTATTATTCCCGAACAAAGTCCGCTAGCAAGAACCAAGTCTGCCTATGAAAATG GCTTGGCTCGCAGACTATCAAATGCAAGCAGTTTAGGTAGCATGGAGGAAAGTTTTTACTTGCAAGCATCGTTGGACTCTTCTGATACTTTATCTGAAAGGAGAAATAATGGAGAACCGATCATGAGCTCATATTATCTGAAAAGTATGACCCCAAATGCTTTTGAAGCGGCCTTGAGACAAAAGGAGGGTGAACTTGCGTCTTATATGTCTAGATTG GCATCTATGGAATCCATTCGTGACTCTCTAGCTGAGGAGCTGGTTAAGATGACTGAGGag
- the LOC110935591 gene encoding protein CURVATURE THYLAKOID 1C, chloroplastic, giving the protein MISSQISGCHSNQLVLQTRTCFRYTMANLIANLPFSPLFACENRPFCSPVHKHAFSTIGGTQGQGRVAFIAKATSGSSKSSTSLSTVESDQSIWDKPEDLVALLGVGFAFVVAFWASLSVTAAIDKLPVLPGLFELIGILFSTWFVYRYLLFKPDRKELAEIIKKSLADIIGQ; this is encoded by the exons ATGATAAGCTCTCAAATTTCTGGTTGCCATTCGAATCAACTTGTACTGCAAACTCGTACTTG TTTCAGGTATACTATGGCTAATTTGATCGCCAATTTACCATTTTCTCCACTGTTCGCCTGTGAAAACCGACCCTTTTGTTCACCGGTTCACAAACACGCTTTTTCCACCATTGGAG GAACACAAGGTCAAGGTCGTGTTGCTTTTATTGCAAAGGCTACAAGTGGAAGCTCCAAGTCTTCTACTTCATTAAGCACTGTTGAATCCGATCAAAGTATT TGGGATAAACCGGAAGATCTAGTTGCTCTTTTGGGAGTCGGATTTGCATTTGTTGTTGCCTTTTGGGCTTCACTTAGCGTAACCGCG GCTATCGACAAGCTTCCTGTTCTCCCGGGCTTATTCGAACTCATTGGCATTTTGTTCTCGACA TGGTTCGTATATCGCTACCTCTTGTTCAAACCCGACAG GAAAGAGTTGGCTGAGATCATCAAGAAGTCGTTAGCTGatattatcggccaataa